From the genome of Vallitalea okinawensis, one region includes:
- a CDS encoding helix-turn-helix domain-containing protein, which yields MAQHLVLNECPDALNPKMIANILGIGYSKALNLVKYGDMDYIRIGNTYRVSKDNFIEWFNRKGKRSINIYEDNF from the coding sequence ATGGCTCAACATTTAGTATTAAACGAATGTCCTGATGCATTAAATCCTAAGATGATTGCTAACATCTTAGGCATCGGCTACTCTAAGGCATTAAACCTAGTTAAATATGGGGATATGGATTACATAAGAATTGGTAATACATATCGAGTATCAAAAGATAATTTCATTGAATGGTTTAACCGGAAAGGTAAGCGATCTATCAATATTTATGAAGATAATTTTTAA
- a CDS encoding site-specific integrase, producing MASGHLRKRSLKNGKNSWQLTIEIGVDPVTGKRQRIFETIKGGTKKEAERRMRKIITDIEQNEYIAPQNITVEAFMIDWLETYKIPYISPKTVEQYKGQVYKYIIPLLGKKKLQSLKTIEVQKFYNEIHKASPISGKPLSAATVRKIHLNLKAALNKAVDLELIKKNPAKTAVLPKAKRFKPHIYEGEETRQLLEAVRGTDLEVPINLLVGLGLRRGELLGLRWKDVDFDNKRVHIRQNLIQLQNTKLHFKEPKTESSIREIALSNTLVKLLRQQYVKICENKLRFGEEYKDHDLVICKENGEPMNPNSFSQKFRRKLKREGLRHIRVHDLRHTNATLMLDAGISPKVAQERLGHASIATTMDIYSHVTSSLEQEAAKKLEESVFSKIG from the coding sequence ATGGCATCAGGTCATTTACGTAAGAGATCATTAAAGAATGGTAAGAACTCATGGCAGCTTACAATTGAGATAGGTGTAGATCCCGTAACAGGTAAGAGGCAGAGGATTTTTGAAACCATAAAGGGTGGCACTAAAAAGGAAGCAGAACGAAGAATGAGAAAGATTATTACTGATATAGAGCAGAATGAGTATATTGCACCTCAAAATATTACAGTTGAAGCTTTCATGATAGATTGGCTAGAGACGTATAAAATACCATATATTTCTCCCAAAACAGTGGAACAATACAAAGGGCAAGTGTACAAATATATCATACCTTTGCTAGGGAAAAAGAAACTTCAGAGTCTAAAGACTATAGAAGTTCAAAAATTCTATAATGAAATCCACAAGGCATCACCAATCAGTGGAAAACCTTTATCAGCGGCTACAGTGAGGAAAATCCATCTTAATTTAAAAGCAGCACTTAATAAGGCTGTTGATCTAGAACTGATTAAGAAGAATCCAGCTAAGACAGCTGTACTACCAAAGGCTAAGAGATTCAAGCCACATATTTATGAAGGTGAGGAAACTAGACAGTTACTAGAAGCTGTACGAGGTACTGACTTAGAAGTGCCCATAAATCTTTTAGTAGGATTAGGATTAAGGAGAGGGGAGCTATTAGGGTTAAGATGGAAAGATGTTGATTTTGATAATAAAAGAGTACATATTAGGCAGAATCTTATACAGCTACAAAATACAAAGCTCCATTTCAAAGAACCAAAGACAGAAAGCTCAATTAGAGAAATAGCTCTTTCAAATACACTAGTGAAGCTGCTGAGGCAGCAATATGTGAAAATCTGTGAAAACAAGTTAAGGTTTGGCGAAGAATACAAAGATCATGATCTTGTAATTTGTAAAGAGAATGGAGAACCTATGAATCCTAACTCCTTTAGTCAGAAGTTCAGAAGGAAGCTAAAGAGGGAGGGGTTAAGGCATATACGTGTTCATGATTTACGTCATACTAATGCTACACTCATGTTGGATGCAGGAATAAGTCCCAAGGTTGCTCAGGAACGACTTGGACATGCCTCAATAGCAACTACAATGGATATTTACTCACACGTAACATCTTCACTGGAACAAGAGGCGGCTAAAAAGTTAGAGGAAAGTGTATTCAGTAAGATAGGTTGA
- a CDS encoding arginine repressor, with protein sequence MKTKTLKEEADNSSALIVERLFNVSETSKRQNAILKLLSANKTVTSQSLIQAHLENIKIYCSQSTISRDIKDLHIETTEEGYYKVNKDFLLSFQEHSLKMTLTESEATLFEDPVTYILSVNPGYERITATKLKETYSDEILGYVCGEGIIILVFNDNDYKEYVEYRIKNLEPLMYKSPPTNTQASNNEDTATNKDANTAKDTSLEN encoded by the coding sequence ATGAAAACTAAGACACTCAAAGAAGAAGCAGATAATAGTTCTGCTCTAATCGTAGAAAGACTTTTTAATGTGAGTGAGACAAGTAAACGGCAAAATGCTATACTCAAACTTCTAAGTGCAAATAAAACAGTTACTAGTCAGAGTTTAATACAAGCACACTTAGAAAATATTAAAATATATTGTAGTCAATCGACTATTAGTAGAGATATAAAAGATTTACATATTGAGACAACTGAAGAGGGCTACTATAAAGTAAATAAAGATTTCTTGTTATCATTTCAAGAGCACTCATTAAAGATGACTTTAACAGAGTCTGAAGCAACTTTGTTTGAAGATCCTGTGACATATATTTTAAGCGTTAATCCTGGCTACGAAAGAATTACTGCCACAAAATTAAAAGAAACATATAGCGATGAAATACTGGGTTATGTTTGTGGAGAAGGAATCATAATACTTGTATTCAATGACAATGATTATAAAGAATATGTGGAATATAGAATAAAAAACCTTGAACCACTTATGTATAAGAGTCCACCGACAAACACTCAAGCAAGTAATAATGAAGATACTGCTACAAACAAAGATGCTAACACAGCAAAGGATACCTCTTTAGAAAATTAA
- a CDS encoding DUF960 family protein: MLGEGKKYITKGVQSRISLDLQLLMWQLIEELTHDESEIDYLQVFKLTTRSINDSQLVLQQVKHTQEVPAYESIIIVKVDQPVNEKIFVITSTDEDGSDYKTMMLAEEW, translated from the coding sequence ATGCTTGGGGAGGGCAAAAAGTATATTACTAAGGGAGTCCAATCAAGAATAAGTCTAGACTTACAGCTGCTTATGTGGCAGTTGATAGAGGAATTAACACATGATGAATCAGAGATAGATTATTTACAAGTCTTTAAATTAACAACTAGAAGCATAAATGACAGTCAGCTGGTGCTTCAGCAGGTTAAGCATACCCAAGAGGTGCCAGCATATGAAAGTATCATAATAGTTAAGGTTGATCAACCAGTTAATGAGAAGATATTTGTAATAACATCTACTGATGAGGATGGGAGTGACTATAAAACTATGATGTTAGCTGAAGAGTGGTAA
- a CDS encoding JAB domain-containing protein, with translation MSKEPRKRVEVVKLVRESSFLYEPRKISSPQDGLKLIGEFLTDLYREAVLVVSLDTKNQPITINICSIGSINSSIIHPREVFKAAILSNAVSIIIGHYHPTNCTMPSLEDKEVMNRIKEVGEIIGIPLLDHIIIESNSNSYTSLREIGVL, from the coding sequence ATGAGTAAAGAACCGAGGAAAAGAGTAGAAGTCGTTAAATTAGTTAGAGAAAGTAGCTTTTTGTATGAACCTCGAAAGATTTCGTCACCTCAAGACGGATTAAAATTAATTGGTGAGTTTCTAACCGACTTATATAGGGAAGCAGTATTAGTAGTATCCTTAGATACCAAGAATCAACCCATTACAATAAACATTTGCAGCATAGGAAGTATCAATTCAAGTATTATTCACCCAAGGGAAGTATTTAAAGCAGCAATTTTATCAAATGCCGTATCAATCATCATAGGGCATTACCATCCAACCAATTGTACTATGCCATCATTAGAAGATAAAGAAGTCATGAATAGAATAAAAGAAGTAGGAGAGATCATAGGTATACCACTTCTAGATCATATCATCATAGAATCAAATAGTAACTCTTACACAAGCTTAAGAGAAATTGGGGTATTGTAA